In the Octadecabacter sp. SW4 genome, one interval contains:
- a CDS encoding HU family DNA-binding protein, translated as MATRTTKTAKKSTTATKTTTARAKTTTAKAKTTAAKPKAAAIKAAPAAAPAPTPTVVASAAPVVAGPTVRKKELIDRVVLESGMKKKDVKPVVEAMLAVLGRSLSQGEEMIAHPLGKLKVNREKQLTNGKMMIVKVRQNAETAAANETLAEAAE; from the coding sequence ATGGCAACCCGCACCACGAAAACTGCCAAGAAGAGCACGACGGCGACGAAAACCACCACGGCCCGCGCGAAAACCACGACGGCCAAGGCCAAAACGACCGCCGCCAAGCCCAAGGCCGCCGCGATCAAGGCGGCACCCGCCGCCGCACCTGCGCCCACACCGACCGTTGTGGCTTCGGCCGCGCCGGTTGTGGCTGGCCCGACCGTGCGCAAGAAAGAGCTGATCGACCGTGTCGTTCTGGAATCGGGCATGAAGAAAAAGGACGTCAAACCTGTGGTCGAGGCAATGCTGGCCGTCCTTGGCCGCAGCCTGTCGCAGGGCGAGGAGATGATCGCGCACCCGCTGGGCAAGCTGAAGGTGAACCGTGAAAAACAACTGACCAATGGCAAGATGATGATCGTCAAAGTGCGTCAGAACGCCGAAACAGCCGCAGCGAACGAGACCCTTGCAGAGGCTGCCGAGTAA
- a CDS encoding molybdopterin-dependent oxidoreductase, whose protein sequence is MIGRDMTKRQNYKTMCPMNCHPTLCGMDVTIEDGQLASIKGDDTNPDSEGFLCMRGKAAHEIVSNQHRLLKPLTRTKRGSEDWSETTWDGALDVMATHMQAVGREAVGFWQGHGNWANDYAFGLKRAQMDRFANLYGCQFWNPAMICWGLGGFGLGITGALETSTKEDLSANSEMVILWGANTVSQAATLKHVEIAKRRGARIVVIDVRKTEASALADDVVLVRPGTDAALALAMIQVILEDELWDKAFIEAHTVGFEALAQHIKPMTPQWAEKQTGVSHEQITALARTYASSRAAMIVIGGSSLHKGNNTWDAARAISCLPGLTGNFGRPGGGIGPRHGGRSHGAGFVDLSAADRRKPGRYIPNQMEAIIAALESGDVKVFVSIGSNVLSSFPDTNRMRAALGKADLVVAYDIFPNQMIREVADIVLPGTIWLEEIGAKSTNTYVHLSDQALPAQGDARPVYHLYQGLAQRLGVEDVYPWDSQEDAMNAALDHDATGHTTVASMRANGGRAALKVSPVAHPDFRFTTPSGKIEFYSQRAAEMGLSPLPTCTEPDGGQGSLHLAHGRTFAHFHSFYDHARALPTLAAREDAADLWISLDDAKERGIANAVEIEVSNERGAFRARAKVTARIPTGTVWIRDGWPGLNALTDASSVLPESALDTFAFSVGQSNYGAHVMISLLQERE, encoded by the coding sequence ATGATCGGACGCGACATGACCAAGCGACAGAATTACAAGACCATGTGTCCGATGAATTGTCATCCGACGCTTTGCGGGATGGATGTTACGATTGAAGACGGCCAGCTTGCGTCAATAAAGGGTGATGATACGAACCCAGACAGCGAAGGGTTCTTGTGTATGCGCGGCAAAGCTGCCCACGAGATCGTATCAAACCAGCACCGGCTCCTTAAGCCCCTGACACGGACGAAGCGCGGCAGCGAAGATTGGTCCGAGACCACTTGGGACGGCGCATTGGACGTGATGGCGACCCATATGCAAGCCGTGGGCAGAGAGGCCGTCGGTTTTTGGCAGGGACACGGGAACTGGGCGAATGACTATGCCTTTGGGTTGAAGCGCGCCCAGATGGACAGATTTGCAAACCTCTATGGCTGCCAGTTCTGGAACCCGGCAATGATCTGTTGGGGATTGGGAGGGTTCGGCCTTGGCATCACAGGCGCACTTGAGACCTCGACCAAGGAAGACCTGAGTGCAAACTCGGAAATGGTCATTCTTTGGGGTGCAAATACTGTCAGTCAGGCTGCGACGCTGAAACATGTCGAGATTGCAAAACGGCGCGGCGCGCGGATCGTGGTCATTGACGTGCGCAAAACCGAAGCCTCAGCGCTGGCGGATGACGTGGTTCTTGTCAGGCCGGGCACGGATGCAGCACTTGCCTTGGCTATGATACAGGTCATCCTGGAAGACGAGTTGTGGGACAAGGCCTTTATCGAGGCTCATACCGTTGGATTCGAGGCATTGGCCCAACATATCAAACCGATGACACCGCAATGGGCCGAAAAGCAAACGGGCGTTTCCCACGAACAGATCACCGCTTTGGCCCGCACATATGCTTCGTCGCGGGCCGCCATGATTGTGATTGGCGGCTCATCTCTTCACAAAGGTAACAACACCTGGGACGCGGCGCGGGCAATCTCTTGTCTTCCTGGCTTGACCGGCAATTTCGGTCGTCCAGGAGGCGGCATCGGGCCACGCCATGGCGGGCGAAGCCACGGTGCGGGCTTTGTCGATTTGTCGGCTGCCGATAGACGCAAGCCGGGTCGCTACATCCCCAACCAAATGGAGGCTATTATTGCGGCCCTCGAAAGCGGGGACGTAAAGGTCTTCGTTTCAATCGGGTCGAACGTCCTATCTTCATTTCCGGATACGAACCGAATGCGTGCTGCTCTGGGTAAAGCTGACCTTGTTGTGGCCTATGATATATTCCCTAATCAAATGATCCGCGAGGTCGCAGACATCGTTCTGCCAGGGACAATCTGGCTGGAGGAAATCGGTGCAAAGTCCACAAACACCTATGTGCATCTCTCGGACCAAGCTCTTCCGGCACAAGGAGATGCTAGGCCCGTTTATCATCTGTATCAGGGTCTCGCGCAGAGGCTAGGTGTCGAAGATGTCTATCCGTGGGACAGCCAGGAAGATGCGATGAACGCGGCTCTGGACCACGATGCAACAGGCCACACGACCGTGGCGTCAATGCGCGCCAATGGCGGGCGTGCGGCGCTGAAGGTCTCGCCCGTCGCTCACCCGGACTTCCGCTTTACAACGCCGTCAGGCAAAATCGAGTTCTATTCGCAGCGTGCCGCCGAAATGGGGCTCTCGCCGCTTCCGACCTGCACCGAGCCAGATGGAGGACAAGGCTCGCTTCATCTGGCCCACGGTCGGACATTCGCACATTTTCATTCATTCTATGATCATGCGCGTGCGCTACCCACGCTTGCGGCGCGCGAAGACGCAGCCGACCTTTGGATATCTCTTGACGATGCAAAGGAACGTGGAATCGCAAATGCGGTTGAAATTGAAGTATCCAACGAACGAGGTGCGTTCCGCGCACGCGCAAAAGTCACTGCTCGTATTCCGACCGGGACTGTCTGGATCAGGGACGGATGGCCGGGATTGAACGCGCTTACCGATGCGTCATCGGTTTTGCCAGAGTCAGCTTTGGATACCTTTGCCTTCTCAGTAGGCCAGTCCAATTACGGAGCACATGTGATGATCTCACTCCTTCAAGAACGTGAATGA
- a CDS encoding L-lactate permease translates to MSWTLGESYSGSYQPLYHPGTMLFAGLLVAAIAKGQGAVLRGALMAALNRLLPVALALLVMLALSRLMVHSGMIASLAAAAASVGPAWPIIAPFIGVLGTFITGSATASNILFTDLQVSTAQSLSLPVPSLIAAQGFGAAIGNIIAPYNIIAGSATVGLTGREGEVLERTLLPCLLYAGAGAAVSFLAIYLI, encoded by the coding sequence TTGAGTTGGACACTCGGCGAAAGCTACAGCGGGTCTTACCAACCGCTTTATCATCCCGGCACGATGTTGTTTGCAGGTCTGCTGGTTGCAGCCATTGCAAAAGGTCAGGGCGCTGTGCTGCGCGGGGCCTTGATGGCCGCCCTGAACCGCCTGCTGCCCGTCGCGCTGGCCCTTTTGGTGATGCTGGCGCTGTCGCGGCTGATGGTCCATTCCGGGATGATCGCGAGCCTTGCCGCAGCCGCCGCCAGCGTCGGCCCGGCCTGGCCGATCATTGCCCCGTTCATCGGGGTCCTCGGGACCTTCATCACCGGATCAGCCACGGCCTCGAACATCCTGTTCACCGACCTACAGGTCTCGACGGCCCAAAGTCTGTCCTTGCCCGTGCCCTCGCTGATTGCGGCACAGGGCTTCGGGGCGGCAATCGGCAACATTATCGCCCCGTATAACATCATCGCGGGCAGCGCGACCGTCGGCCTGACAGGACGCGAAGGCGAGGTCCTGGAGCGTACGCTGTTGCCCTGCCTGTTATATGCAGGTGCGGGCGCGGCCGTCTCGTTTCTTGCCATCTATCTGATTTAA
- a CDS encoding pyridoxal-dependent decarboxylase, producing MGNTRKETLDPDDWDASRALAHKIVDEAVDHLDKVRERPVWRPMPDEVRVRFQSGLPEDSAPLDQVYNEYRETVGAYPMGNVHPRFWGWYMGASNFTGALGDFLAAVEGSNLGGGNTGAAQIEQQVVDWLKEIAGFPKTSSGTLTSGGSMANLVAHTVIRNLAAGYDVRKEGIAALKRPLRFYASDQVHSCHQKALETLGLGSRALVEVQSDDSQRMRLDALGAAIAQDRANGLQPACVIGTAGTTNTGAIDDLTAIADLCEREGLWFHVDGCIGGVLRLAPDHAHLVAGIERAGSVAIDPHKWLHAPFEAGAVLIKDPEAHFSTFEMHGAYLQLQERGMIAGKFLADYGLELSRGFRALKIWMAFKEQGSAKFGRLIAQDIALARYMAGQIEAHPLLELIAPVDLNIVCFRYMETEEDAAKILNTEIMLRIQERGLAVPSDTTVQGKHGLRCAFNNHRTQREDIDGFLSDVLRIADEILSEKTA from the coding sequence GTGGGAAACACCAGGAAAGAAACCCTTGATCCGGACGATTGGGACGCCAGTCGCGCACTCGCACACAAGATCGTTGACGAGGCGGTGGACCATTTGGATAAGGTCCGAGAGCGTCCCGTTTGGCGGCCGATGCCCGACGAGGTCCGCGTCAGGTTCCAGTCTGGCCTACCCGAAGACTCCGCGCCTCTGGATCAAGTCTACAATGAATATCGCGAAACCGTCGGTGCTTACCCGATGGGTAATGTCCATCCTCGCTTTTGGGGATGGTATATGGGTGCCAGCAATTTCACCGGAGCTTTGGGCGATTTTCTTGCTGCAGTGGAAGGTAGCAATCTTGGAGGCGGCAACACGGGCGCGGCCCAGATCGAACAGCAAGTCGTCGATTGGCTGAAGGAGATTGCGGGCTTTCCCAAAACCTCAAGTGGCACCCTGACCAGCGGCGGGTCGATGGCGAACCTTGTGGCGCATACCGTGATCCGCAACCTTGCCGCCGGGTATGACGTACGCAAGGAAGGTATCGCCGCGCTGAAAAGGCCGCTGCGCTTTTATGCCTCCGATCAGGTGCACAGTTGCCACCAGAAGGCGTTAGAGACACTGGGTCTGGGCTCAAGAGCTTTGGTAGAGGTCCAAAGTGACGACAGTCAGCGGATGCGGCTCGATGCGCTTGGGGCCGCGATCGCGCAGGACCGCGCCAATGGGCTGCAACCGGCTTGCGTGATCGGGACGGCAGGGACGACGAACACCGGAGCGATAGATGACCTGACGGCGATTGCTGATCTCTGCGAGCGAGAAGGCCTTTGGTTCCATGTGGATGGCTGTATCGGCGGAGTCCTGCGTCTTGCCCCGGATCACGCCCATTTGGTCGCCGGAATCGAGCGGGCGGGCTCTGTCGCCATTGATCCACATAAATGGCTTCACGCACCCTTCGAAGCGGGAGCCGTTCTGATCAAGGATCCCGAGGCGCATTTTTCGACATTCGAGATGCACGGCGCCTATCTGCAACTCCAGGAGCGTGGGATGATTGCGGGCAAGTTCCTCGCGGATTACGGCCTGGAACTCAGCCGGGGCTTTCGCGCTTTGAAGATATGGATGGCGTTCAAGGAACAAGGTTCCGCAAAGTTCGGGCGGCTTATTGCGCAGGACATTGCCCTTGCCCGCTATATGGCTGGGCAGATTGAGGCGCATCCGCTTCTCGAACTGATCGCTCCGGTAGACCTCAATATCGTGTGCTTCCGCTATATGGAAACGGAGGAAGATGCGGCCAAAATCCTCAACACCGAAATCATGCTTCGGATTCAGGAGCGCGGGCTCGCGGTGCCTTCTGACACAACAGTGCAGGGCAAGCATGGGCTTCGTTGTGCCTTCAACAATCACCGCACCCAGCGTGAGGATATTGACGGGTTCCTGAGCGACGTGCTGCGCATCGCAGATGAAATCCTGTCAGAGAAAACCGCTTGA
- a CDS encoding 2-hydroxyacid dehydrogenase → MKVSVFSTKPYDERFMAAANQGQHELVFLDVRLSPKTASLGCGCGAVCAFVNDDLGADVIAELAQSGVRLIALRSAGFNHIDLAAAQKANMAVARVPAYSPHAVAEHAVALILTLNRQLHRAYNRVRDGNFALDGLLGFDLWGKTVGIIGTGQIGENVARILNGFGCNLLAFDPYENPNCTDLGVRYVDLDDLLRASDIITLQCPLTPQTHHLIDADAIAKMKPGVMLINTSRGAVVDSSALIGGLKSGALGSVGLDVYEEEADLFFEDLSQTFIRDDVFARLLTFPNVLITGHQGFFTREALKAIAETTIANITAFERDGVPVHPVPMPGDR, encoded by the coding sequence ATGAAAGTATCTGTTTTCAGCACGAAACCATATGACGAACGCTTTATGGCAGCGGCCAATCAAGGCCAGCACGAGCTGGTGTTCCTTGACGTCCGCCTGTCACCCAAGACCGCATCACTGGGGTGCGGCTGTGGCGCCGTCTGCGCATTCGTGAATGACGATCTTGGCGCGGACGTCATTGCAGAACTCGCGCAGTCGGGCGTTCGGTTGATCGCGCTGCGCTCGGCCGGTTTCAACCACATCGATCTTGCGGCGGCGCAGAAAGCAAACATGGCGGTGGCGCGGGTTCCTGCCTATTCGCCACACGCGGTCGCCGAGCACGCGGTCGCTCTGATCCTGACCCTGAACCGGCAACTTCATCGCGCCTATAACCGCGTGCGCGATGGTAATTTTGCACTTGATGGCCTTCTTGGGTTTGATCTTTGGGGGAAAACTGTCGGTATCATCGGCACCGGCCAGATCGGCGAAAACGTTGCGCGCATCCTGAACGGGTTTGGATGCAACTTGCTTGCCTTTGATCCCTACGAAAACCCCAACTGCACCGATCTGGGGGTTCGCTACGTTGATCTTGATGACCTCCTGCGCGCCAGCGACATCATCACGCTGCAATGCCCGCTGACGCCGCAAACGCACCACCTGATCGACGCGGATGCGATCGCAAAAATGAAGCCGGGTGTGATGCTGATCAATACCAGTCGTGGTGCGGTGGTGGATTCATCCGCCCTGATCGGCGGGCTCAAAAGCGGCGCGCTTGGCAGCGTCGGTCTTGATGTCTACGAAGAAGAGGCGGACCTGTTTTTCGAAGACCTGTCCCAGACGTTCATCCGCGATGATGTCTTCGCACGGCTTTTGACCTTTCCCAACGTCCTGATCACGGGCCATCAGGGGTTCTTTACCCGTGAAGCCCTAAAGGCGATTGCGGAAACGACGATCGCCAACATCACGGCATTCGAACGCGATGGCGTGCCGGTTCATCCGGTGCCGATGCCAGGCGACAGATAG
- a CDS encoding L-lactate permease — protein MAALLAAAPLAVILVGMGVMRWSAIVAGLCGLVVALVLVLTAFQPPPATGNALASLMGGVAAEASHATFTILMIILPALAIFEFQKQTGAIARIRDALTSLTSDRRLQAILIAWFFGLFMEGAAGFGTPVALAAPLLVGLGYAPVRALVLALLGHAAGVSFGAVGTPALAQIAIIGGSGTEIAVRTATLHAVAAPFLLLATVRLAASGPLSRKDVLWTALAALCFLIPSLVIAAVVGPELPTLAGALIGGAVFIAVLRRGQGPTGLNFRSLVADLSPYLLILLLVLLTRLIPPCSKA, from the coding sequence GTGGCGGCACTTCTCGCGGCGGCACCGCTTGCGGTTATTCTGGTCGGCATGGGGGTCATGCGGTGGTCCGCGATTGTCGCGGGCCTGTGTGGCCTCGTTGTTGCACTGGTGCTTGTCCTAACGGCGTTCCAGCCGCCCCCCGCGACGGGCAATGCCTTGGCCAGCCTGATGGGCGGTGTCGCCGCCGAGGCCAGCCACGCGACCTTCACGATCCTCATGATCATCCTGCCGGCTTTGGCCATCTTTGAATTTCAGAAACAGACGGGCGCGATTGCCCGTATCCGGGACGCGCTGACGTCACTGACGAGCGACCGCCGCCTTCAAGCCATTCTGATCGCCTGGTTCTTTGGTCTGTTCATGGAAGGCGCCGCCGGTTTTGGGACGCCGGTTGCCCTTGCAGCGCCTTTGCTGGTCGGACTTGGATATGCGCCGGTCAGAGCCCTGGTTCTCGCGCTTTTGGGTCATGCCGCGGGCGTGTCATTCGGCGCGGTCGGCACGCCGGCGCTGGCGCAGATCGCGATAATCGGCGGGTCCGGGACAGAGATCGCGGTCAGGACAGCCACATTGCATGCCGTTGCCGCGCCGTTCCTGTTGCTGGCGACGGTCCGGCTTGCCGCAAGCGGCCCGCTATCGCGCAAAGACGTGCTTTGGACGGCCCTCGCGGCGCTGTGCTTTCTGATCCCGTCGCTGGTCATTGCCGCCGTGGTGGGACCGGAATTGCCGACGCTTGCAGGTGCCTTGATCGGCGGAGCCGTGTTCATTGCTGTGCTGCGGCGTGGACAGGGGCCGACCGGGCTGAATTTCCGATCACTTGTGGCCGATCTGTCCCCCTACCTTTTGATTCTACTGCTTGTTCTGCTCACGCGGTTGATCCCCCCCTGCAGCAAAGCCTGA